The Labilibaculum sp. sequence GATCGTTTTTTGCCGGATAAAGCGATTGATTTGATTGATGAGGCGGCTTCAAAATTACGTATTGAAATGAATTCATTGCCAGAAGAACTGGACGAAATTGAAAGACGTATTAAGCAATTGGAAATTGAGCGAATGGCCATTCAGCGGGAAGGTGATAAAAAGAAATTGGAAGATTTATCGAGGGAAATTGCGGAGTTGAATGATGAAAGAAATCGTCTTCGTGCAAAATGGGAAGCTGAACGCGAAGTGATTGATGGCATTCAAAAGAATAAGGAGGAATTGGAAAACCTGAAGTACGAGGCCGAAAAAGCAGAGCGTGAAGGTGATTATGCCAGAGTTGCAGAAATTCGTTATGGCAGAGTTAAAGAGGTTGAGGAAGAAATTGAGCGTTTGAATGAACAACTGAAAATCAATCAGAATTCGGATGCCATGATTAAAGAGGAGGTTGGAAGTGAAGATATTGCTTATGTAGTATCTCGCTGGACAGGAATTCCTGTAAATAGAATGTTAAAGAGTGAAAGGCAAAAATTGCTTGGTTTGGAAACAGAGCTTCACAAAAGAGTGGTAGGACAAGAGGAGGCAATTTCGGCTGTTGCAGATGCAGTTCGCAGAAGTAGAGCAGGTTTGCAGGATGCGAAAAGGCCAATAGGATCGTTTATTTTTTTGGGAACAACCGGTGTAGGAAAAACGGAATTGGCAAAAGCATTGGCTGAATTCCTGTTTGATAATGAAAACTACATGACACGAATTGATATGTCAGAATATCAGGAACGTCACTCAGTTTCAAGATTAATTGGAGCTCCTCCGGGATACGTTGGCTACGATGAAGGTGGCCAATTAACCGAAGCAGTTCGCAGAAAACCATACTCTGTTGTGCTTCTTGACGAGATTGAGAAAGCACATCCGGATGTTTTTAATATTCTGCTGCAGGTGCTTGATGACGGAAGACTTACGGATAATAAAGGAAGGGTTGTTGATTTCAAGAATACAATTATCATCATGACTTCAAATGTAGGCTCTTACCTGATTCAGGAAAAGATTGCGAACATGAATTCGAACAATAGGGGAGAATTAATTTGGGAAGCACGAAATGAAGTTCTCGATTTATTGAAAAAGACGATTCGTCCTGAATTTTTAAACCGAATTGATGAAACGATTGTATTTACTCCCTTAGATCGGGAAGAGGTAAAGCAAATTGTTCGTTTACAGTTTGAGATGGTAAAATCGATGCTCATAAAAAATGAAATTAATATTGAGTTGAGCGAAAAAGCAGTTAATTACCTTGGAAATGTTGGATTTGATCCACAATTTGGTGCACGTCCAATAAAACGGGTATTGCAAAGAGAGGTTCTTAACGAACTGTCAAAACAAATTTTATCGGAAAGTATCACTCATCATCAAAAGATTTTAATTGATGCTGAGGAAAATGGATTGGTTTTTCGTAATCTGTAAAAATATCAAACTTGATTAAATACAAAGCCTGCTTGCATTGTGAGCAGGCTTTTTTTAGCTTAAAATTTGATTGCAGCAATATGGAATTGTGAAGGTTGAAGTTTATCTGTTATTTCAAACCATTGCGGAGATTTTTTTATGCTTTTCAAGGACAATTTTTATAAATTGAGATTTAATTTAATTTCTTTGTTAATTGATAAATTTTGAAAATTAGTACTGTAACTCTAAAATAGGAATAAATGTCTTTGATAGAATTAAAAACCAAGTGGCTTGAAAACTATAAAACAGCACCTGCCCAATTAGAAAAAATGGGCGATATTAATGGCTTAATTAGTGCTTTTAATGCCAATGTTGATGCAGTGATAAAAGTGAAAGGCAAAGGCATTCAAAAACTAATTGCCGAAAACAAGCTCAATACGGATTTGATTCTTGGTGAAGGAGAGAATAGCATTCGTTCCAATGAAGATGCAATTCGTGGTTTTCTGAATTGTTTTAAAAATGGAATTGCCGAAGAATGGTTGATTGAGGATGTTGAGGTTTTTGAATGGCTAAACAAAAATGTGGGTTACGATAAAATGCAAATGGGAGGCCAGGGCGGTATTGTTGCAAATGTGATGGCGGTTTGTGGTGTAAACTCGGTTTATGTGCATTGTGCATCAGCACCTAAAGATCAGTCTAAACTGTTTTTAGATCTTCCCAATTTATTAACAAACGATGAAAACGGCGAAATTAAGCAGGCATCTAAGGTCGATCGCTCTAATGATTTAGCCTTAATACATTGGATTATCGAATTTGATAAAGGAGATTCCATCAGTTTGAACGGTGAAACTTATGTGTGCCCGAAAGCAAACCGTTTTATTGCGACCTATGATCCATTGAATTTTAAATTGCATATCGACGGGAATTTTGCAAACAGAATGTCGCAAAACGATATCAATCCTGAATATATTATTTTGTCTGGTTACCAAATGCTTCATGAGTCTCTTCGTGATGGAACCAAAGGAACCGATCGAATCGATTTTTCAAAGGCAATGATTGCAAAATGGAGAGAATCCTGTCCTGATAGCTTACTGCATTTAGAAGTTGCATCTACTCAAAACAAAGTAATACGTAAATATTTAATTGACAATTTGGTTGATTGTGTTGATAGTTTAGGTTTTAACGAACGGGAATTAATTGATATTTTAGAAGTGATTGGGGAGGACGAATTGGCGAAGAAATGTGAAGAAAACACCAATAGTTCGAATCTGTTTGAAGGAATGTTAAAGATTCGCGAATATACAAATTGCTCTCGAATGCAGCTTCATATGTTTGGTTTGTACCTTACTCTTCAGGAAAAAGGATTTAAAGTTTCTCCGCTTCAGAACCGAAATGGAATGCAATTAGCTGCTACTGTTGCTGCAGCAAAAGCAGGAACAGGTGCCATCGATAACAAAGATGTATTGCTTTGGGCTAAAGATCATGAAGTATCTGAGGTGGGATTAAATGAATTGTCAAACCTTTCGGAGTTTGTAACCAAACTTTTCGGTAATCATCAGCTCATGGAAACAGGAATATTCACAAATGAAGAATTAGAAATTATTGCTGTTCCAACCATCTTAATTGAAAAACCGGTTACACTTGTTGGAATGGGAGACACAATCTCTTCGGTATCATTGGTTGGTGCTCGTTAGAGAAGAATAAAATTGTAATTTAAAAAGGGAGGTAATGAAATCAACAGATTTCATTACCTCCCTTTTTTTGAGACATAGAAAAGCCCCGATATGGTACTTTCGGGGCTTACTTCTGAACTACTTGTGTGGAATAGTTCTAACTAACTCTAATCTAAATCACTAACTAATCTTTACCGTTCAATAATTTCAAATGTCAATCGATATTACTCATCGAATAGGGAACAAATCTTGGATTGCTTCCCCATGTTTTATTTGGTCTTGAACCCATATCCAATATTAGTTTTGCTCCGTTAATAATTTCCGAATGCCTAAAATAGGGTCCTTTTAATTCCTTACCATTTAAATTTGCCGATTGAATGTATTTATTTTCTGCAGAGCAGTTGTTCGCAATTATTTGCAAATGTTTTCCATTGTCTAAATCTATTGTAATCTCGCTAAATATAGGACTTCCAATATTGTATTCCGGAACGCCCGGGGTTACCGGATAAAATCCCATGGCCGAGAAAACATAGAATGCAGATAGACCTCCGCCATCTTCATCACCACAAATTCCGAATGGTGAGTTGGTGAACCATACTTCCATCAGGGAACGGATTCGTTTTTGTGTTTTCCATGGAGCTCCTGAATAATTATACAGATAAGGAATGTGAAGACTTGGTTCATTTCCCATTACAAATTGGCCGGTTAGGCCGGTTGCATCAGGAAAGATATCCCAATAATCCCATTTCGGAATTCCAAATGGTTCAACAAATAGTTGATCGAGCTTTGCATTGAATGCTTTGTTGCCACCCATTAAATTTATCAATCCTGCAATATCATGCTGAATATCCCAGGTATAAGTCCATGAATTGTTTTCTGCAAAGTAATCTCTACCGCCTAAACCTCCTGATAATTTTGGATCGAATGGCCGAATCCATTCTCCATCAGATGATCTTGGAGCCATGAAACCTATTTCAGGATCATAATGGTTTTTGTAATTATTCGATTTTTTTAAGAAAAGCTGACAATCATCTTCCTTGTTTAATTCTTTTGCCAATACAGAAATACACCAATCGTCGTAGCTATGACCTAGTGTTAAGGCCACTGCTTGTCTTTTTTCCCAATGGTGAACTTCTTTTACCCATTCTTTCTCCCCCGGCTTTAAGGCTGGGAAAAAACCATTTTCATGATAAAAGGTATCAAGTTCTGTTGCCGGACCATTTTTCCATGGCAACATGGTTGCTTCCAGTTCATTCTTTTTTAATCCTTCAAAGGCTTTTTCAATATCAAATCCTCGTATGCCTTTAAAGTAGGCATCAGTAATTACTGATGAAGCATGATTTCCGTTCATGCAGGTATGATCACCTGTAAACAATGGGAAAGATGGCATCCAGCCACTTTGTTCATACATCTTAACATAGGAATTGATCTTTTTTGATTGATTTTTAGGATCAATTAAGCACATTAATGGATGAGTTGCCCGGTAGGTATCCCAAACCCAATCGTCAACGAAAAAATCAACGCCATCATCACTATGGATTTTTTGATCGTAATTACTAAAGTATTTTCCGTCTTCAGAAATATTCACCATTCTCTCATAGCAACGATAAAGGGCCGTGTAAAAAACTGTTTTTTGATCTTCACTTCCGCCTTTTACCTGTATTTTGCTTAGTGCATTATTCCATATTAGTTTGTGATATTTTTTGTACTGATCAAAATCCCAATTCGGTGTTTCTGTTTTTAAATGCTGTTCTGCCTCTTCTGTTGAAATATAGGAAACAGCTATTTTAAGTTGTAATGCATTTGAAGTATCGTCAAATCGAAAAAACGTTCCGATTTTATCACCAGAAATAGTTGTGCAGTTAGAATTTAATTTGTTTGAGTCGAAAGTGCCGTAATTTGAAATGTTTTGATCAAATTTGACTGCAAAATAAACTTTCACAGGATGCTCAAGATCAATGCCATCAACCGCAGTAATCATATCAAAACCTGTAATTGTATTTTTTTTGGGAGAAATGTTAAATGCTCCATTGTTTCTGCATTGTAAGTATAAATTAGCAGGGGCGCTGTTTGTGAAGCTAAATTTTGTGAATGAAACGTGTTGACTTGCAGTCAATTCCATTCTGATATCAGAATCTTCCAATAAAACAGAATAGTAATAGGGACTTACTGTTTCTTGGTCATGATCATAGGCAGATTCCCAGTTTTCAGGTTCTTGCGAAGTAGGATTCTGAGAAATCATGAATTTACCGACTGTTCCTTTCCTGTGAGAAACAATAGAGAAGGGAAAGTGTGTAATTTTCTCACTTTGATAACCTTTTGGTTCTTTTGATATGCGCATCATACTGTTGGGAAGATGCACCAATGGAATTGTTGGTTCGAGCATATGACCAATGCCTCCAATATTTGGATTCACATAGTCGACAATTTTCTTTTGAGCAAATAAGGTCAAAGAAAAAAGTAGAGAGAATAGTAAAATTAGCTTCTTCATTAAAAAAGTATTCTAAGTGATATAATTTTGAAGCAAAACTATGTAGGGGCAATTAATTTTAATTTAATTGTGGATTAACTTAGTAAACTAAATTATTAATCAACATTCAATTCTGAGCTTAATTAGTTGTTTGTGAGGTGTTTGTGTTGTGTGTTTTTGTAATAGGGGATTTTATTATATGGAATTTTTTTTTTGATGAATTAGTTTCCATCACTACTAAATTATCTTAAGCTTTAAGTGTATGATTTTGGACTATAAGTGCTCTTACAGTTCATTTTCATTCAGATTTTATGAAAATTATGAGCTTATAGGTGAAAAATTTATGAAAACGTTTGCGTAAACCAATTATTTACACTTATATTGTGAATCCTTTGTGAGAAAAACAAAAGTACCATCTGTAATCACATTGAATCACACTTTTTTTAATTCATCAATTATTTGGTGAAATCTTACTAACCACTAACTAATCACTAACAATTAGATCCTGTTTATTCTAAATAAGCAGGATCTTTTTTTATCTTTTTTTTTCAATTTACCTTTATCAATAGATTGCGTATTTTGAAAAAAACTCTTTTACAGTGATCAAAGCGTGGAGATATCCAATGGAAATTTATTATTTGGTAATAATTAAGCTCTGTGAAATAAGATTAGAAGATATATAAATACCGGCAATATTATTTACATATGATAATGTGCTGATATGCAATCGTTTCCGCGGGGTGTTTTATAACACTTAAAGATTAGGTTAAAAATACGTGAAAGTGCTTTGAATTGTATCGAAAGACATTAAAATTTGCAGAAACAAATATTACTTATTAAACAAGACTAATTAACAAATATTTACTCACAATGACACCCAAGTTTAAAGCGCAAGCCGGGACTTTTGAATCAAGCGATATTATGATTCTGATTGAGCCTCTTGAAAAAGATTCTGGTCGCAAAGTTGATATTTCTTCTACTGTAATGTTACAGTTTGAAGAAGATATTAAAGCTACAATAAACCAAGTGCTCGACACACTTCAAGTTCAGGATCTTCATCTTATTGCAAAAGATAAAGGAGCACTGACACAGACAATTCAAGCACGAGTTGAAACAGCAGTTAAACGATCTTTAGGTATTCAGGAGGGGACAATGTAATGGTAAAGAAAAAAAGACGATCGATGTTGTACATTCCCGGTAATAATCCGGCAATGATTCAACAAGCAGGAGTTTATGGTTGTGATGCTGTTCTTCTT is a genomic window containing:
- a CDS encoding ADP-dependent glucokinase/phosphofructokinase, whose amino-acid sequence is MSLIELKTKWLENYKTAPAQLEKMGDINGLISAFNANVDAVIKVKGKGIQKLIAENKLNTDLILGEGENSIRSNEDAIRGFLNCFKNGIAEEWLIEDVEVFEWLNKNVGYDKMQMGGQGGIVANVMAVCGVNSVYVHCASAPKDQSKLFLDLPNLLTNDENGEIKQASKVDRSNDLALIHWIIEFDKGDSISLNGETYVCPKANRFIATYDPLNFKLHIDGNFANRMSQNDINPEYIILSGYQMLHESLRDGTKGTDRIDFSKAMIAKWRESCPDSLLHLEVASTQNKVIRKYLIDNLVDCVDSLGFNERELIDILEVIGEDELAKKCEENTNSSNLFEGMLKIREYTNCSRMQLHMFGLYLTLQEKGFKVSPLQNRNGMQLAATVAAAKAGTGAIDNKDVLLWAKDHEVSEVGLNELSNLSEFVTKLFGNHQLMETGIFTNEELEIIAVPTILIEKPVTLVGMGDTISSVSLVGAR
- the citD gene encoding citrate lyase acyl carrier protein — protein: MTPKFKAQAGTFESSDIMILIEPLEKDSGRKVDISSTVMLQFEEDIKATINQVLDTLQVQDLHLIAKDKGALTQTIQARVETAVKRSLGIQEGTM
- the clpB gene encoding ATP-dependent chaperone ClpB, with amino-acid sequence MNYNNFTIKSQQAIEKAFQLAAGKQQQAVDTGHILKGVLVEGENITNFLLKKLGVNVLSFSLVVDQIIESYPKVVGGEPYLSREATSALQFSTEISKKMGDQFVSLEHILLGLLKGRDQISNLLKDNNVNEKDLSSAITELRKGAKVDSQTAEDTFNSLRRFAIDLNERAQNGKLDPVIGRDEEIRRILQILSRRTKNNPILIGEPGVGKTAIAEGLAHRIVKGDVPDNLKSKQVFSLDMGALIAGAKYKGEFEERLKSVVKEVVESEGDIVLFIDEIHTLIGAGKGEGAMDAANILKPALARGDLRAIGATTLDEYQKYFEKDKALERRFQKVMVNEPDTLSAISILRGLKERYENHHKVQIKDEAIIAAVELSQRYISDRFLPDKAIDLIDEAASKLRIEMNSLPEELDEIERRIKQLEIERMAIQREGDKKKLEDLSREIAELNDERNRLRAKWEAEREVIDGIQKNKEELENLKYEAEKAEREGDYARVAEIRYGRVKEVEEEIERLNEQLKINQNSDAMIKEEVGSEDIAYVVSRWTGIPVNRMLKSERQKLLGLETELHKRVVGQEEAISAVADAVRRSRAGLQDAKRPIGSFIFLGTTGVGKTELAKALAEFLFDNENYMTRIDMSEYQERHSVSRLIGAPPGYVGYDEGGQLTEAVRRKPYSVVLLDEIEKAHPDVFNILLQVLDDGRLTDNKGRVVDFKNTIIIMTSNVGSYLIQEKIANMNSNNRGELIWEARNEVLDLLKKTIRPEFLNRIDETIVFTPLDREEVKQIVRLQFEMVKSMLIKNEINIELSEKAVNYLGNVGFDPQFGARPIKRVLQREVLNELSKQILSESITHHQKILIDAEENGLVFRNL
- a CDS encoding GH92 family glycosyl hydrolase: MKKLILLFSLLFSLTLFAQKKIVDYVNPNIGGIGHMLEPTIPLVHLPNSMMRISKEPKGYQSEKITHFPFSIVSHRKGTVGKFMISQNPTSQEPENWESAYDHDQETVSPYYYSVLLEDSDIRMELTASQHVSFTKFSFTNSAPANLYLQCRNNGAFNISPKKNTITGFDMITAVDGIDLEHPVKVYFAVKFDQNISNYGTFDSNKLNSNCTTISGDKIGTFFRFDDTSNALQLKIAVSYISTEEAEQHLKTETPNWDFDQYKKYHKLIWNNALSKIQVKGGSEDQKTVFYTALYRCYERMVNISEDGKYFSNYDQKIHSDDGVDFFVDDWVWDTYRATHPLMCLIDPKNQSKKINSYVKMYEQSGWMPSFPLFTGDHTCMNGNHASSVITDAYFKGIRGFDIEKAFEGLKKNELEATMLPWKNGPATELDTFYHENGFFPALKPGEKEWVKEVHHWEKRQAVALTLGHSYDDWCISVLAKELNKEDDCQLFLKKSNNYKNHYDPEIGFMAPRSSDGEWIRPFDPKLSGGLGGRDYFAENNSWTYTWDIQHDIAGLINLMGGNKAFNAKLDQLFVEPFGIPKWDYWDIFPDATGLTGQFVMGNEPSLHIPYLYNYSGAPWKTQKRIRSLMEVWFTNSPFGICGDEDGGGLSAFYVFSAMGFYPVTPGVPEYNIGSPIFSEITIDLDNGKHLQIIANNCSAENKYIQSANLNGKELKGPYFRHSEIINGAKLILDMGSRPNKTWGSNPRFVPYSMSNID